The following are from one region of the Ignavibacteriota bacterium genome:
- a CDS encoding VWA domain-containing protein, whose amino-acid sequence MTFLNPAVLFGLLAASIPIIIHLLNLRKLKKIDFSTLQFLKELQKNKIRKIKIKQWLLLALRVLIILAIVTAFARPTIVGVSIGGTTSAAKTTAVFILDDTFSMSVVDQNGSYFNQAKEAIKNILTQFEEGDEFGLVLVSHQPDEIEMTSNLNKFVQEVDATNISYASGKLNNSIIKAAELIGEAKNFNKEIYVLADFQKGRLANEDEIIDLKEQLGEQVRLYTFNYSGKEVFNFGIDDLKLNTQIFEKDKPVKFEATLKNYSERTKDNLVVSLFINGERLAQQSINLNSGESKIANLEASARNFGYNDAIIEIEEDDIIQDNKRYTSFFISEKIPVLILADDVNDTKLIEAALKSVSEKGYFDITIKKTEQISGVSLNNFQVIILLSDNFGNESVKLNQFLSSGKGIIIFPPSENGSSGFNSSLNSIGITSAGSFVKLEAGQSIHFSETDFNHPLFENIFMDEKKKQIESPEIFSYFKINPGGKGKSIIKLQDESSFLSEYSIGDGKVLLFSSSPVFSWSDFPIKGIFAPLVTKSVMYLSAYNKNEVNYFAGETINVNVAERTLPQIKIVRPDKSEDFINIDENQTSDFISYAATSLAGNYEFLSGEKLLASANVNTDPAESVTEYLTESDFDEYLEKINFNGKHIIIDKNENPTQMILQARFGSELWRYFVLIAILLALVEMTIARNAKKELVELKDSV is encoded by the coding sequence ATGACGTTTTTAAATCCTGCTGTTTTATTTGGACTTTTAGCTGCATCGATTCCAATCATAATTCACTTGCTGAATCTTAGAAAGCTGAAAAAAATTGATTTCAGTACACTCCAGTTTTTAAAGGAGCTACAGAAGAATAAAATCAGGAAAATAAAAATAAAGCAATGGCTGCTTCTTGCACTTCGCGTTTTGATTATACTCGCAATCGTAACTGCTTTTGCTAGACCAACCATTGTTGGTGTTTCAATTGGTGGAACAACTTCTGCTGCAAAAACCACCGCCGTTTTTATACTTGATGATACTTTCAGTATGTCGGTTGTTGATCAGAATGGCTCATACTTCAATCAAGCAAAAGAAGCAATAAAAAATATCCTCACCCAGTTTGAAGAAGGTGATGAGTTTGGATTAGTTCTCGTTTCACATCAACCGGATGAAATCGAAATGACATCAAATCTAAATAAGTTCGTTCAGGAAGTTGATGCAACAAATATTTCTTATGCTTCAGGGAAATTGAATAATTCAATTATCAAAGCTGCTGAGTTAATTGGCGAAGCAAAAAATTTCAATAAAGAAATTTATGTTCTAGCTGATTTTCAAAAAGGAAGACTTGCAAATGAGGATGAAATAATTGATTTGAAAGAGCAGCTTGGTGAGCAGGTTCGATTGTACACATTTAATTATTCAGGAAAAGAAGTTTTTAATTTTGGAATTGATGATTTGAAATTAAACACACAGATTTTTGAGAAAGATAAACCTGTAAAATTTGAGGCAACTTTAAAAAATTATTCTGAAAGAACGAAAGACAATCTTGTGGTTTCTCTATTTATTAATGGAGAAAGACTTGCTCAACAAAGTATAAATTTGAATTCGGGTGAATCAAAAATAGCAAACCTGGAAGCATCAGCAAGAAATTTTGGATATAACGATGCCATCATAGAAATTGAAGAAGATGATATAATACAAGATAACAAACGCTACACTTCATTTTTTATTTCTGAAAAAATTCCCGTGCTGATCCTTGCAGATGATGTAAATGATACGAAACTCATTGAAGCTGCACTGAAATCAGTTTCCGAAAAAGGTTATTTTGATATCACTATTAAAAAAACAGAGCAAATCTCAGGCGTTTCATTAAATAATTTTCAGGTGATAATTTTATTGAGTGATAATTTTGGAAATGAAAGTGTCAAACTAAATCAGTTCCTTAGTTCAGGAAAAGGAATTATAATTTTTCCACCTTCGGAAAATGGCAGCTCAGGATTTAATAGCTCATTAAACTCAATTGGAATTACTTCAGCAGGAAGTTTTGTTAAATTGGAAGCAGGACAATCAATCCATTTCAGTGAGACAGATTTTAATCATCCATTGTTCGAAAATATTTTTATGGATGAGAAGAAGAAACAAATCGAATCACCCGAAATATTTTCTTATTTTAAAATTAATCCTGGAGGAAAAGGAAAGAGCATAATCAAGTTGCAGGATGAAAGCAGTTTCCTGAGTGAATATTCTATTGGTGATGGAAAAGTTTTGTTGTTCAGTTCATCACCGGTTTTTTCGTGGAGTGATTTCCCGATTAAAGGAATATTTGCACCGCTTGTAACCAAATCGGTTATGTATTTATCTGCATACAACAAAAATGAGGTAAATTATTTTGCAGGTGAAACAATAAATGTAAATGTTGCAGAACGGACTCTTCCTCAAATAAAAATAGTACGACCTGATAAAAGTGAAGACTTCATAAACATTGATGAAAATCAGACCTCGGATTTTATTTCATACGCTGCAACTTCACTTGCAGGTAATTATGAATTTCTATCGGGAGAAAAGCTTTTAGCTTCAGCAAATGTGAATACCGATCCGGCTGAATCTGTAACTGAATATTTAACCGAAAGTGATTTTGACGAGTATCTCGAGAAAATTAATTTTAATGGAAAACATATTATAATTGATAAAAACGAGAATCCAACTCAAATGATTTTGCAGGCAAGATTTGGTTCTGAGTTGTGGAGATATTTTGTACTGATTGCAATACTACTTGCATTGGTTGAAATGACAATTGCACGAAATGCGAAAAAAGAATTAGTTGAGCTGAAAGACAGTGTATGA
- a CDS encoding aromatic amino acid lyase: MAITLNGSGLTVEKVVRIARNKEQVELNKDSIERIKTCRAMLEEKIKAHEIMYGVNTGIGEFSEVVLNDEQVKDFQKYLIYNHAAGIGNPMPIEWVRGAITGRINVHAHGNSGCRPEITLTLVDMLNKDCIPVVCEKGSVGACGDLAPMSQIALLMMGEGEAFYKGERLPGKVAFEKAGIKIPGLQARDGLAVINGSNFLTAIAAIQIYDINRFLKQAEIACAMSLEALLANMKPYDVRLHKLRGFSGAVRSSQSIKKCIEGSDLLSGKLKQKVQDAYSMRSSPQVIGAAHDAVAYAKSQIEIELNGVGDNPIFIPEDKITLTGANFQGTPVSLPMDMVGAAVTMICVLSERRMNRLNNPALSVGLPAFLTKGAGMFSGLMLSQYTADTLIVEQRILSTPASIQSIPAAADQEDFVSMGMNTALKNQQILDNAYGILGIEFMAAAQALDFREHKTGKGVAKAKEVIRKYVEHLDVDRPLYPDHNKMKALVKSCEILEEVEKVVGSLE; the protein is encoded by the coding sequence ATGGCTATTACTTTAAACGGATCAGGATTAACAGTTGAAAAAGTAGTCCGCATCGCAAGAAATAAAGAACAAGTCGAACTCAACAAAGATTCAATCGAAAGAATAAAAACCTGTCGTGCAATGCTTGAAGAAAAAATCAAAGCTCACGAAATTATGTACGGAGTTAACACGGGCATCGGAGAATTTTCCGAAGTTGTGTTGAATGACGAACAGGTAAAAGATTTTCAGAAATATCTTATCTATAATCACGCTGCAGGAATCGGCAATCCAATGCCGATTGAATGGGTGCGTGGTGCAATTACAGGAAGAATAAATGTTCATGCACACGGAAATTCAGGATGCAGACCTGAAATTACTTTAACACTTGTTGATATGCTGAACAAAGATTGTATTCCGGTTGTCTGCGAAAAAGGTTCGGTTGGAGCTTGCGGTGATCTAGCTCCGATGTCGCAAATTGCTTTGCTTATGATGGGAGAAGGAGAAGCATTTTATAAAGGAGAAAGACTTCCCGGAAAAGTTGCGTTTGAAAAAGCAGGAATAAAAATTCCCGGACTTCAAGCAAGAGACGGACTTGCAGTCATCAATGGTTCAAATTTTTTAACAGCGATTGCTGCGATACAAATTTATGATATCAACCGATTCTTGAAACAAGCTGAAATTGCCTGTGCAATGTCACTTGAAGCTCTTCTCGCAAATATGAAACCGTACGATGTTCGTTTACATAAACTGAGAGGATTTTCTGGAGCTGTCCGAAGTTCACAATCAATTAAAAAATGTATTGAAGGAAGTGATCTTCTTTCTGGTAAATTAAAACAAAAAGTTCAGGATGCGTACTCGATGCGATCTTCTCCACAAGTAATTGGTGCAGCACACGATGCAGTTGCTTATGCCAAATCACAAATTGAAATTGAATTGAATGGCGTGGGTGATAATCCGATATTTATTCCTGAAGATAAAATAACATTGACCGGTGCAAACTTTCAGGGAACTCCTGTTTCGCTTCCAATGGATATGGTTGGTGCTGCAGTTACTATGATTTGTGTTTTATCCGAAAGAAGAATGAACAGATTGAATAATCCGGCATTGAGTGTCGGACTTCCTGCTTTCTTAACAAAAGGTGCTGGAATGTTTTCTGGTTTGATGTTGAGTCAGTACACAGCAGATACATTAATAGTTGAACAAAGAATTCTTTCAACTCCTGCTTCGATTCAATCAATCCCTGCTGCTGCTGATCAAGAAGATTTTGTTTCTATGGGAATGAATACGGCTTTGAAAAACCAACAGATTCTTGATAATGCTTATGGTATATTAGGAATTGAATTTATGGCTGCGGCTCAGGCACTCGATTTCCGTGAGCATAAAACAGGAAAAGGAGTTGCAAAAGCAAAAGAAGTAATTAGAAAATATGTTGAACATCTCGACGTTGATCGTCCGCTTTATCCTGATCATAACAAGATGAAAGCGCTTGTTAAGTCTTGTGAAATTCTAGAAGAAGTTGAGAAGGTTGTGGGAAGTTTAGAATAG
- the rmuC gene encoding DNA recombination protein RmuC: protein MEIIFLIIGLIVGGLAAWFIASSKFKGESGRVEERSVILERERSTLENNLNSERQKVLELNSKLSALQSDYNNLQQKLTEQKAEVEELQQKFTKEFENLANKIFKEKTDEFSKQSKTNLSEILNPLKEKINEFQSKVEETNKENIDRFASLRQQLTSLKDMNQQITQEAKNLTEALKGQSKTQGNWGEFILESILEKSGLVKGREYVVQESLTSESGKRLQPDVIIKLPENKSIVVDSKVSLIGYEKYISEEDEHQKQLGLREHINSIRSHIKNLSGKNYQNLYQLESLDFVLMFMPIEPAFALAVQNDQAIFNDAFEMNIVIVSPSTLLATLRTISSIWRQENQNKNALEIARQSGDMLDKFTAFVEDLLTVGKGLISVKDNYDKAMNKLTDGRGNLISRAEKIKELGAKTSKSLPPAILNRAKEDSEE from the coding sequence ATGGAAATAATTTTTTTAATAATTGGATTAATTGTTGGAGGACTTGCTGCCTGGTTTATCGCTTCATCAAAATTTAAAGGTGAATCCGGCAGGGTTGAAGAACGAAGTGTAATTCTCGAACGTGAAAGATCCACACTTGAAAATAATCTTAACTCAGAGAGACAAAAAGTTCTTGAGCTCAACTCAAAATTATCAGCACTTCAATCTGATTACAATAATCTTCAACAAAAACTCACTGAACAAAAAGCAGAAGTAGAGGAATTGCAGCAGAAGTTCACAAAAGAATTTGAAAATCTTGCTAATAAAATCTTCAAAGAAAAAACAGATGAGTTTTCAAAGCAAAGCAAAACAAATCTTTCGGAAATTCTCAATCCGTTAAAAGAAAAGATTAACGAATTTCAGAGTAAAGTCGAGGAAACAAACAAAGAAAATATTGACAGATTTGCGTCGCTTCGTCAGCAGTTGACATCATTGAAAGATATGAATCAGCAGATAACTCAGGAAGCGAAAAATCTTACTGAAGCATTAAAAGGACAAAGCAAAACTCAAGGCAATTGGGGTGAGTTTATTCTCGAAAGCATTCTCGAAAAATCCGGATTGGTGAAAGGGAGGGAATACGTTGTCCAGGAAAGTTTGACTTCAGAATCAGGAAAAAGATTACAACCGGATGTGATAATAAAACTTCCTGAGAATAAAAGTATAGTTGTGGATTCAAAAGTTTCATTGATTGGTTATGAAAAATATATTTCAGAAGAAGATGAACACCAGAAACAGCTTGGTTTGAGAGAGCATATAAATTCAATCCGATCACACATAAAAAATCTAAGCGGAAAAAATTATCAGAATCTATATCAGCTCGAAAGTCTTGATTTTGTTCTAATGTTTATGCCGATCGAACCGGCATTTGCACTCGCAGTACAAAATGATCAGGCAATTTTTAACGATGCTTTTGAAATGAATATTGTGATTGTGAGTCCTTCAACTCTACTTGCAACGCTAAGAACCATTTCAAGCATTTGGAGACAAGAAAACCAAAACAAAAATGCTTTGGAAATTGCAAGGCAAAGTGGAGATATGCTCGATAAGTTTACAGCATTTGTTGAAGACTTGCTTACAGTCGGTAAAGGATTAATTTCAGTTAAAGATAATTACGATAAAGCGATGAATAAATTAACCGATGGACGAGGAAATTTGATTAGTCGTGCAGAAAAAATAAAAGAACTTGGAGCCAAAACTTCCAAGTCGCTTCCGCCTGCAATTTTAAATCGTGCGAAAGAAGATTCAGAAGAATAA
- the aspA gene encoding aspartate ammonia-lyase, translated as MEKSNIKSFLKRIELFKGLDDNQLQTVVDKILVINFPINGMVFTENNTRENLSIIYEGEVELFKTTPFGGEKRLSVFGKYDFLGEGALMDDSPHSTSARATINSVIFRLSRDKFKELMIEHNDVAMEILSKIARVISRRMSSANTRSVNLAAQYQSGRTRSEHDLLGDREVPNEVYYGVQTLRAIENFMISGVTLNFHPVIIQALAMVKMAAAKTNNELGLLSKPVTDAIVQACSEIINGKLHTHFIVDMIQGGAGTSTNMNANEVIANRALEILGYEKGEYKYCHPNNHVNLSQSTNDAYPTSVKIALILANRTLTEVLKELIQSFHDKAKEFSHIIKMGRTQLQDAVPMTMGQEFEAYAVTLGEEVERLEQNVKLFLEVNMGATAIGTGINSHPDYSKKVVSHLRDITKMEIVLANNLVEATQDTGAFVMYSSAVKRLAVKLSKICNDLRLLSSGPRTGINEINLPPMQPGSSIMPGKINPVIPEVVNQIAFKVIGNDLTVTLAAEAGQLQLNVFEPIIVESLFESIEMLKNGMMTLKQKCVDGITVNEDRCRSLVENSIGLVTALNPVLGYETSTQLAKEALDKNKGVYELVLEKKLLSKAELDDLLKPENMIKPK; from the coding sequence ATGGAAAAATCAAACATTAAATCTTTTCTAAAAAGAATTGAGTTATTTAAAGGATTAGATGACAACCAACTTCAGACAGTTGTCGATAAAATTTTAGTCATAAACTTTCCGATAAATGGAATGGTTTTCACTGAAAACAACACACGGGAAAATCTTTCAATTATTTACGAAGGAGAAGTTGAATTATTTAAAACCACTCCGTTCGGCGGAGAGAAAAGACTCTCAGTTTTTGGTAAATACGACTTTCTTGGCGAAGGAGCTTTGATGGATGATTCACCCCATTCAACTTCTGCAAGAGCAACTATCAACTCAGTAATCTTCAGGCTTTCAAGAGATAAGTTCAAAGAATTAATGATTGAGCACAATGATGTTGCAATGGAAATTCTTTCAAAGATTGCTCGTGTAATTTCAAGAAGGATGAGTTCAGCGAATACAAGATCCGTAAACCTTGCAGCTCAATATCAATCAGGAAGAACAAGAAGTGAACACGATTTACTCGGAGACAGGGAAGTTCCAAATGAAGTTTATTACGGTGTTCAAACTCTGCGTGCAATTGAAAACTTTATGATCAGCGGAGTTACACTGAACTTTCATCCGGTGATAATTCAGGCTTTAGCTATGGTTAAAATGGCTGCTGCTAAAACTAACAATGAACTTGGACTTCTTTCCAAACCGGTTACGGATGCAATCGTTCAGGCTTGCTCAGAAATAATTAATGGAAAACTTCATACTCATTTTATTGTTGATATGATTCAGGGAGGAGCCGGAACCTCCACAAATATGAATGCGAATGAAGTGATTGCAAACCGCGCACTTGAAATTCTTGGCTATGAAAAAGGTGAATACAAATATTGCCATCCTAATAATCACGTTAATTTATCACAGTCAACAAACGATGCATATCCAACCTCAGTAAAGATCGCATTGATTCTCGCAAACCGAACACTCACCGAAGTGCTGAAAGAATTGATTCAGTCTTTTCATGACAAGGCGAAAGAATTTTCTCACATAATTAAAATGGGAAGAACACAACTTCAGGATGCTGTTCCGATGACAATGGGACAGGAGTTTGAAGCGTATGCTGTTACTCTCGGTGAAGAAGTTGAACGACTCGAACAAAACGTAAAACTTTTTTTGGAAGTTAATATGGGTGCAACAGCAATCGGTACCGGAATAAATTCTCATCCCGATTACAGCAAAAAAGTTGTTTCTCATTTGCGTGATATTACAAAAATGGAAATTGTGCTCGCTAATAATTTAGTAGAAGCAACACAGGATACTGGTGCATTCGTAATGTATTCTTCTGCGGTGAAAAGACTTGCAGTAAAGTTGTCAAAAATTTGTAATGATCTTCGGCTGCTTTCTTCAGGACCAAGAACCGGAATTAATGAAATCAATCTTCCACCAATGCAGCCAGGTTCATCGATAATGCCGGGGAAAATAAATCCGGTTATTCCTGAAGTTGTGAATCAAATTGCTTTTAAAGTTATCGGAAATGATTTAACGGTTACACTCGCTGCAGAAGCCGGGCAGCTTCAGTTGAATGTATTTGAGCCAATTATAGTTGAAAGTCTTTTTGAATCAATTGAAATGCTGAAGAACGGAATGATGACTCTTAAACAAAAGTGTGTTGACGGAATAACTGTAAACGAAGACAGATGCAGATCGCTTGTTGAAAACAGTATCGGACTTGTAACTGCTCTCAATCCTGTACTCGGTTATGAAACATCAACACAATTAGCGAAAGAAGCTCTTGATAAAAATAAAGGTGTATATGAATTAGTGCTGGAGAAAAAGCTTTTATCGAAAGCTGAGCTTGATGATTTACTTAAGCCTGAAAATATGATTAAGCCGAAATAA
- the hflX gene encoding GTPase HflX, producing MIEINRKKVERAMLVALQTRNVNRELTEEHLSELEELADTAGAESIFKIIQSKNSIDSAFYIGKGKAEELAQLIELNGIDLAIFDDDLTPVQVRNLEKLFNRKIIDRSGLILDIFALRAKTKEAKTQVELAQLEYMLPRLTRAWTHLSKQYGGIGTKGPGETQIETDRRMIRTRISHLKEKLKSIESQRETQSKGRKDFVRISIAGYTNAGKSTLFNLLTKSDVFAEDKLFATLDSTTRTVNFDTKEKILISDTVGFIRKLPAHLVASFKSTLNEVRDSDIILHLIDLSHPYYEDHLKVVDETLKEFDSEHKKEIKVFNKVDSVDDKSIIEYVRNKFPDGVVISAKKGINISALIKSIENVIKDSFVEQELTLGIEQTKLASQIHDLAEVTSVKYNHDTVLFKFRANKENSDKIKKLLENYK from the coding sequence GTGATCGAAATTAATCGAAAAAAAGTTGAACGTGCAATGCTTGTTGCTCTGCAAACAAGAAATGTCAATAGAGAACTTACCGAAGAACATCTTTCAGAACTTGAAGAACTTGCTGATACGGCTGGTGCTGAGTCGATATTTAAAATCATTCAGTCAAAGAACAGTATTGATTCAGCATTTTACATCGGCAAAGGAAAAGCGGAAGAACTGGCTCAGCTTATTGAGTTGAATGGTATTGATCTTGCGATTTTCGATGATGATCTCACTCCGGTTCAGGTTAGAAATCTTGAAAAACTTTTTAACAGAAAAATTATTGACAGAAGCGGATTGATACTTGACATCTTTGCTCTCCGTGCGAAAACCAAAGAAGCAAAAACACAGGTTGAACTTGCACAGCTTGAATATATGCTGCCAAGATTAACTCGAGCCTGGACACATCTTTCAAAACAATACGGCGGAATCGGAACGAAAGGTCCCGGTGAAACTCAAATTGAAACTGACAGAAGAATGATCAGGACTCGCATCAGTCATCTGAAAGAAAAATTAAAAAGTATTGAATCGCAAAGAGAAACACAAAGCAAAGGTAGAAAAGATTTTGTAAGAATTTCAATTGCTGGCTACACAAATGCAGGCAAATCAACTTTATTCAATCTTCTTACAAAGTCAGATGTGTTTGCTGAAGATAAATTATTTGCCACACTTGATTCAACGACACGTACAGTTAATTTCGATACTAAGGAAAAAATTCTTATTAGCGATACAGTTGGATTTATAAGAAAACTTCCGGCACATCTTGTTGCATCATTTAAAAGTACATTGAATGAAGTAAGAGACTCAGACATCATTCTCCATTTGATTGATCTTTCACATCCGTATTATGAGGATCATCTGAAAGTTGTAGATGAAACATTGAAAGAATTCGATAGCGAGCACAAAAAAGAAATAAAAGTATTTAACAAAGTTGATTCCGTGGATGATAAAAGCATAATCGAATATGTTCGAAATAAATTTCCCGACGGTGTTGTTATTTCAGCAAAGAAAGGAATTAACATATCTGCTTTGATTAAATCAATTGAAAATGTAATCAAAGATTCTTTCGTTGAGCAGGAATTAACGCTCGGAATTGAGCAAACAAAACTCGCATCACAAATTCACGATCTTGCAGAAGTAACTTCGGTAAAATACAATCACGATACGGTTCTGTTTAAGTTCAGAGCGAATAAAGAAAATTCTGATAAGATTAAAAAGTTATTGGAAAACTATAAATAG